A stretch of the Pygocentrus nattereri isolate fPygNat1 chromosome 29, fPygNat1.pri, whole genome shotgun sequence genome encodes the following:
- the LOC108415271 gene encoding HLA class II histocompatibility antigen, DP beta 1 chain-like, translated as MLLSLQLLLLLTLTIRTDGYYFYTRYECSSSSSDLTDAEYIETYHFNKDPFLRFNSTVGEYVGYTELGVKNAERWNKGSDVQQARGELERYCKNNLPMLFSNILEKTVKPRIKLVAEQQASGGHPAMLMCSAYDFYPPVIDVYWLRNGEKVTSDVTATEEMADGDWYYQIHSHLEYTPTSGEKISCVVEHASSKEPIIIEWDGFLPESERNKIAIGASGLVLGIILSAAGFLYYKKKSSGRILVPS; from the exons ATGTTGCTGAGTCTGCAGCTGCTGCTCCTACTGACTCTGACTATAAGAACAG ATGGATATTACTTTTACACGAGATATGAATGTTCCTCCAGTTCATCAGATCTGACAGATGCGGAATACATTGAAACCTATCATTTCAATAAGGATCCATTCTTACGGTTTAACAGCACGGTGGGGGAGTATGTTGGATACACTGAGCTCGGAGTGAAGAACGCAGAGCGCTGGAATAAAGGATCTGACGTACAGCAGGCGAGAGGCGAGCTGGAGAGATACTGCAAAAACAACCTGCCAATGTTATTCTCTAACATTCTGGAGAAAACAG TGAAGCCGAGGATCAAACTCGTGGCAGAACAGCAGGCCAGTGGTGGTCATCCAGCCATGCTGATGTGCAGTGCGTACGACTTCTACCCCCCAGTCATCGATGTGTACTGGCTGAGAAACGGTGAAAAGGTGACCAGTGATGTGACCGCCACTGAGGAGATGGCTGATGGAGACTGGTACTACCAGATCCACTCCCACCTGGAGTACACGCCCACATCTGGAGAGAAGATCTCCTGTGTGGTGGAGCACGCCAGCTCCAAGGAGCCCATCATCATTGAGTGGG ATGGCTTTCTTCCTGAGTCTGAGAGGAACAAGATCGCTATCGGAGCTTCAGGGCTGGTGTTGGGGATCATCCTGTCAGCTGCTGGATTCCTCTACTACAAGAAGAAGTCCTCAG GCCGGATCCTGGTGCCCAGTTAA
- the LOC108415270 gene encoding H-2 class II histocompatibility antigen, A-U alpha chain-like isoform X1, which yields MKLCLILVCAAVLHTEAKFQHMDLALHLCSETEKEKIYGVDGEETWHADFIQGKGVMTLPDFANPLSYGEGAYQAAVADVDVCKHNLAVIVKATKSPAEPKVAPQTSIYSKSDVELGARNTLICHITGFYPPRVGVQWTRNDVKVTDEASLSRYYVTDDGTFNLISTLSFTPEQGDIYTCTVEHVALTRPLTKTWDVQVALPSVGPAVFCGVGLAAGLLGVAVGTFFLVKGNNCN from the exons ATGAAGCTGTGTTTGATCCTCGTCTGTGCAGCTGTTCTCCACACAGAGGCTAAAT TTCAGCACATGGACCTCGCATTACACCTGTGctctgagacagagaaagagaagatatACGGAGTGGATGGAGAAGAAACGTGGCACGCAGACTTCATTCAGGGGAAAGGAGTGATGACCCTGCCAGACTTTGCAAATCCTTTATCCTATGGAGAAGGAGCCTATCAGGCCGCTGTTGCTGATGTGGACGTCTGTAAACACAACTTGGCTGTTATTGTAAAAGCTACCAAGAGCCCCGCAGAACCGAAAG TTGCTCCTCAAACCTCCATCTACTCAAAGTCTGATGTGGAGCTGGGCGCTAGAAACACCCTCATCTGTCACATCACTGGATTCTACCCTCCTCGTGTTGGAGTGCAGTGGACCAGGAATGATGTGAAGGTGACGGATGAAGCTTCTCTCAGCAGATATTACGTCACTGATGATGGAACCTTCAACCTGATCTCCACTCTGAGCTTCACTCCAGAGCAGGGCGACATCTACACCTGCACTGTGGAGCACGTGGCCCTGACCAGACCACTGACCAAAACATGGG ATGTGCAGGTGGCTCTGCCCAGTGTGGGTCCAGCTGTGTTCTGTGGAGTCGGTCTGGCTGCTGGACTGCTGGGAGTCGCTGTTGGAACTTTCTTCCTGGTCAAAGGAAACAACTGTAACTAG
- the LOC108415270 gene encoding H-2 class II histocompatibility antigen, A-U alpha chain-like isoform X2: MKLCLILVCAAVLHTEAKFQHMDLALHLCSETEKEKIYGVDGEETWHADFIQGKGVMTLPDFANPLSYGEGAYQAAVADVDVCKHNLAVIVKATKSPAEPKVAPQTSIYSKSDVELGARNTLICHITGFYPPRVGVQWTRNDVKVTDEASLSRYYVTDDGTFNLISTLSFTPEQGDIYTCTVEHVALTRPLTKTWDVQVALPSVGPAVFCGVGLAAGLLGVAVGTFFLVKGNNCN, translated from the exons ATGAAGCTGTGTTTGATCCTCGTCTGTGCAGCTGTTCTCCACACAGAGGCTAAAT TTCAGCACATGGACCTCGCATTACACCTGTGctctgagacagagaaagagaagatatACGGAGTGGATGGAGAAGAAACGTGGCACGCAGACTTCATTCAGGGGAAAGGAGTGATGACCCTGCCAGACTTTGCAAATCCTTTATCCTATGGAGAAGGAGCCTATCAGGCCGCTGTTGCTGATGTGGACGTCTGTAAACACAACTTGGCTGTTATTGTAAAAGCTACCAAGAGCCCCGCAGAACCGAAAG TTGCTCCTCAAACCTCCATCTACTCAAAGTCTGATGTGGAGCTGGGCGCTAGAAACACCCTCATCTGTCACATCACTGGATTCTACCCTCCTCGTGTTGGAGTGCAGTGGACCAGGAATGATGTGAAGGTGACGGATGAAGCTTCTCTCAGCAGATATTACGTCACTGATGATGGAACCTTCAACCTGATCTCCACTCTGAGCTTCACTCCAGAGCAGGGCGACATCTACACCTGCACTGTGGAGCACGTGGCCCTGACCAGACCACTGACCAAAACATGGG ATGTGCAGGTGGCTCTGCCCAGTGTGGGTCCAGCTGTGTTCTGTGGAGTCGGTCTGGCTGCTGGACTGCTGGGAGTCGCTGTTGGAACTTTCTTCCTGGTCAAAGGAAACAACTGTAA CTGA